The following proteins come from a genomic window of Rhodococcus qingshengii JCM 15477:
- a CDS encoding SDR family oxidoreductase — protein MTTHNPHTAAKTVAITGGARGIGYQTAKELIRRGHRVAIGDIDEARAKETAAELGVKVVTRLDVTDPDSFKDFLDLVEGDLGPLDVLINNAGIMPTGHTHEEDDAVTRRQVEINVLGVIFGTKLALQRMLPRRTGHIINTASLAGELAVPGLATYCGTKFAVIGFTEAARLEYRKSGVRLSTVRPTFTNTELVAGTAGAKGLRNAEPEEIARVTAELIEKPRPFVRVTRLAGSMVAAMKFVPERLATRLGSALDTDSVFLDDVDMGARQAYLDRIRNN, from the coding sequence GTGACGACACACAATCCCCATACCGCCGCGAAAACAGTGGCGATCACCGGGGGAGCCCGCGGCATCGGCTACCAGACCGCGAAGGAGCTGATCCGACGAGGTCACCGCGTGGCCATCGGCGACATCGACGAGGCACGTGCTAAGGAGACCGCCGCCGAACTGGGGGTTAAGGTTGTCACCCGCCTCGATGTCACCGACCCTGACTCGTTCAAAGACTTTCTCGACCTAGTCGAGGGAGACCTCGGCCCCCTCGACGTGCTGATCAACAACGCGGGCATCATGCCCACCGGGCACACCCACGAGGAAGACGACGCGGTGACCCGGCGGCAGGTCGAGATCAACGTCCTGGGAGTCATCTTTGGGACCAAACTCGCCCTTCAACGGATGCTCCCTCGTCGTACTGGACACATCATCAACACCGCATCACTGGCCGGCGAGCTCGCCGTCCCCGGTCTGGCGACCTACTGCGGCACCAAATTCGCGGTCATCGGATTCACGGAGGCGGCGCGACTGGAATACCGCAAGTCAGGCGTGCGGCTGTCCACAGTGCGGCCCACGTTCACCAACACCGAACTCGTTGCTGGGACAGCAGGAGCCAAGGGACTGCGCAATGCAGAGCCCGAGGAAATCGCTCGAGTGACAGCCGAACTGATCGAGAAACCGCGGCCCTTCGTGCGCGTCACTCGCCTCGCAGGGAGCATGGTCGCAGCGATGAAGTTCGTCCCCGAACGGCTCGCCACCAGGCTCGGATCGGCCCTGGACACAGACTCTGTATTCCTCGACGACGTGGACATGGGGGCACGTCAGGCCTACCTGGACAGAATTCGGAACAACTGA
- a CDS encoding BtrH N-terminal domain-containing protein: MPRKILIKDYPHQIGGHCGSGAMRDLLHWHGLGWEGPPDEGLVFALGGSLGLAYLRSNDLVPPLYLVGRGADFEIDLPRRLGGQVHVLTTDDPSEGWSWVLDEIDAGRPSLVWGDIAELPYLQVQLQMSRHDIVVIGYDEAKGIAFVVDNDRAEVQEVPLDSLARARSSTSFPQPTRHCTYRITWPSALPDMATVAAEAFRQSAANMRHPSQPGIVDLTTMEAGAEGLAAVEQLAADLRAWADLPTRDLEIFLFSLGAFIEKAGTGGGLFRRLLADGCADVARLTGDLATADLAVAASRCAQAWTETARAGTQRDIDARARLAAVVTAASRLPELESNLVESLELASTSLTAAGL, translated from the coding sequence ATGCCCCGCAAGATCCTGATCAAGGACTACCCCCATCAGATCGGGGGGCACTGTGGTTCTGGCGCAATGCGGGATCTTCTGCACTGGCATGGACTGGGGTGGGAAGGGCCACCCGATGAAGGTCTGGTGTTCGCACTCGGCGGCTCGCTGGGGCTAGCGTACCTCCGATCGAATGACCTGGTTCCACCATTGTATTTGGTGGGACGAGGGGCCGACTTCGAAATCGATCTACCCCGCCGGCTAGGCGGACAGGTCCACGTTCTCACCACCGACGATCCCAGTGAGGGATGGTCTTGGGTTCTCGACGAGATCGACGCAGGCAGACCCAGCCTGGTGTGGGGCGACATAGCCGAGCTACCGTACCTGCAGGTCCAGTTGCAGATGAGTCGCCACGACATCGTGGTGATCGGTTACGACGAAGCTAAGGGGATTGCCTTCGTCGTAGACAATGATCGCGCCGAGGTGCAGGAAGTCCCGCTCGATTCGCTGGCTCGGGCGCGTTCCTCGACGTCCTTCCCTCAACCGACGCGCCACTGTACATACCGCATCACCTGGCCGAGCGCGCTGCCAGACATGGCAACAGTGGCGGCAGAGGCATTTCGCCAATCCGCGGCCAACATGCGCCACCCGTCACAGCCGGGGATCGTTGATCTCACGACCATGGAGGCCGGGGCCGAGGGGCTAGCTGCAGTCGAGCAGTTGGCGGCCGACCTTCGAGCCTGGGCAGACCTTCCGACAAGAGATCTTGAGATCTTCCTGTTCAGTCTGGGCGCTTTCATCGAGAAGGCGGGCACCGGCGGCGGCCTATTCCGCCGGTTGCTCGCCGATGGCTGCGCGGATGTCGCACGCCTGACCGGTGATCTAGCCACCGCCGACCTCGCCGTCGCCGCCAGCCGTTGTGCGCAGGCATGGACCGAAACTGCACGTGCCGGGACCCAACGCGACATTGATGCGCGCGCTCGCTTAGCGGCGGTGGTCACGGCGGCTAGCCGACTACCAGAACTCGAGTCGAACCTGGTCGAGTCCCTGGAATTGGCTTCAACCTCACTTACGGCTGCAGGTCTCTGA